GACGTATTAGAGATTTAGGCGTTTTCAGTGAGTTGGTCTCTCATAAACTAACAGCGGCTGAAGTGAAAGCCATGAATCCAAAGGGGATTATTTTTTCTGGTGGGCCAGGAAGTGTTTATGCAGATGGCGCACCGCGATGTGATGAAGCGATCTTTGATCTAGGTATTCCTGTCTTAGGGATTTGCTATGGCATGCAATTAATGACCCATCATTTTAAGGGATCTGTAGAAGCGGCTAATCATCGTGAGTATGGAAAAGCTAACATTCATATTGAAAACAAGTCCAAGTTGTTTGGACAGCTCCCAGATGAACAGTCCGTGTGGATGAGTCATGGTGACCTTGTTAAGGCGCCACCAGCTGGCTTCCGTGTTGATGCCACAAACGTGTCATGTCCAGTGGCAGCCATGAGTGATGAAAGTCGCGGGCTTTATGGTGTTCAGTTCCATCCAGAAGTGCGAAACACGGAGCATGGGAATGAGATGCTGAAAAACTTTGTCTACGATGTTTGTCAGTGTGACGGAAACTGGTCAATGGAGAACTTCATTGAGATGGAAGTGGAAAAAGTTCGCGAAGCTGTTGGCGAGCGTAAAGTTCTCTGTGCATTAAGTGGGGGTGTCGATTCCTCTGTCGTAGCTGCTTTAATTCACAAAGCGATTGGCGACCAGTTAATCTGTATGTTTATCGACCACGGTCTTTTACGAAAAAATGAAGCTGACAGTGTTATGAAAACATTTGGCGAAGGCTTTGATATGAATGTGATTAAAATTGATGCGCAAGACAGATTCCTATCAAAATTAGCTGGTGTCAAAGACCCTGAACAAAAGAGAAAAATTATCGGCAACGAGTTTATCTATGTGTTCGAAGAAGAATCAGCTAAGCTCACAGACGTTGATTTTCTCGCACAGGGAACTCTTTACACGGATATTATTGAGAGTGGAACAGATACGGCACAAACGATTAAATCCCATCATAATGTTGGTGGCTTACCAGAAAACATGAAACTTGATTTAATCGAGCCGTTAAACACCCTATTTAAAGATGAAGTGCGGGAAGTAGGAACGGAGTTAGGGCTACCAGAGGAAATTGTATGGCGTCAACCATTCCCAGGACCAGGGCTCGGCATCCGTGTTCTTGGTGAGATTACGGAAGATAAGCTTGAAATTGTCCGTGAATCAGACGCGATTTTGCGTGAAGAAATTAAAAAAGCCGGCCTTGACCGCGAGATTTGGCAATACTTCACAGCCCTTCCTGACATGCGAAGCGTCGGCGTCATGGGGGATGCAAGAACGTATGATTATACCGTAGGCATCCGAGCAGTCACGTCCATCGATGGCATGACATCCGATTGGGCAAGAATCCCGTACGATGTCCTCGAGATCATCTCAACGCGAATTGTAAACGAAGTGAAAGACGTGAACCGCGTCGTGTACGACATAACATCTAAGCCCCCTAGCACAATTGAGTGGGAATAGTAACAGGTGCCCTAAAAGCCTTGGTAAAACAGGGTTTTTAGGGCTTTTGTATTTTTCATGGCACAGTTATGGCACACTTTGATAAGTGGTGTTCATATATTGGTTGCTGCTGTAGTGTTCAATTTGTGTATCATCGCTTGTTTTAAGCTGAATAAAACTGCTTAATCCAAGTGAGTCCGAGTGGTACCCCAACATACTTTAAAAGGGAACCATCTAGTAAAGATAATGGAGGGAGGTTTCCTTAACATGACGGCAAGCAAAGTGATGACAAACCATGTCATCTGATAAAGGTGACTGGGAAGGGGAGGCGGAAGTCATTAATGGAGTATATGATTTTATCTACCGACCAAATCCGGGTATAGCTTTTCAGTTGTTTCAACAGAGAACTATCCCTTGATTGCACTATATATTTATAGTACAATTTCGTAGAAAATATCCCCATAAATAGAAAAAATATAGAGTGATATTGAAATTGGGGCTGATTATTGGGTTTCTTTAGCTAAGAATAGATTGCCGTATAGAATTTTCAAAGAATATAAACTCGTAATATTCTATATGGAATAATCAATAGATATTAAAACCAAAAGGAGCTTATCTATGAATTTAATAAAAAAAGAATTTTTAATGTTTTTATCACTATTATGTGCAATAGGTGTATTTTTAATGAGTAGTGCATTTCAAAGTATGGCATACTGGGGAAATGATTTTACTTGGTATTGGGTTGGAGTTGTTTTTACTTACTTTCTTGGATTGATGGGTATCGTTTTTTTAGTCTTTGCAATTAAGAGGAAAACAAGAGTAAACGGAGAATCAAGGTCTGGTTTGTCAGTGTTTGGGATAATGACTTCTATTATATTGATTGGTGGCTTTCTTTGGACAACTTTTATAATAATTGCAGGAATGTCTGGAATTTGATTTATTATTATATGGAATTAAGGGATATCGCTTAAAAATTGCAAATATTAAAAAGGGAGTATTTAGTGTGAAACATTTATTTAAAGTAATCAGTTTGTTAGCTCTTGCACTAGTATTGTCGGTTACCATGTTCCAAAGTGGGATTCAAGCTTATGATAAAAATGATTCATCTGACACAAATTTATCATTTGAGGAGTATAAAGGATATCAAGATGAAGGTATACTAGGAGATGATGTTACTTATGAAGAGTGGGTAGAATTAGTTAATGCATCTAAAGAATTAGAAAATCTCCTTGAAGATTCTTCTGAATTTGAAGAAGTATACTCGTCCGACTCCGTAGAACCATTTAGTAGCTTTACCATGAAAAGAGGAGACGTAGTTATTACAAATGGTACGTCATCAGCAGGGATTGCAGGCCATGCTCCTGAACCGAACGAATACTACTCTCGTTGCAAAGCATAAATTTTTCCATCTTGATTTTGTGCAATCAACTGCCTAAAATGTTCGTGTACCTGCATCTTTTCATCTTCGGACAGAAAGGAATAGTTGTATGGCAATAGTTCGTAGTAAGCAAACGTTTCTCCAGAATGATTAAAAACCAAATTATTTTCGATATACTTAATCGGATAACTCATATGCTTCACCCCTTACCACTGTAATCGATTCATGGATCGTTTGTTTTTGAAGTTTTACCGCTTTCCCTGCATACGTCACTTTCGGTCGGAACCAATACGTGATAACAGATTTTAAGAAACCATAAGGCTTTTTCCCATTAAAACTTTTTTTAGACATAAACCAAGTCAACGCTACAGGAACCCCAACATATTTTAATAATGCTCCGTCAATCAAAGAGAGGGGAGGGAGGTTTCCAAGTAACATGACGACCAAAAGAGAAAGCACAAACCATCTCATTTGGTTAAACGTCACTGGAAAAGGTAAGCGAAAATCATTGATCGCATAAATCACTTTTTCCACCGACCAGATTCGCGTGTAGCTTTTTAATTTTTTCACGTCTTGACATCCTATTCCAAAGTAAAAGCAGTTTGTATCTAAACAAGCTGTTTTCCAGCTATTGTGTATATTCAAAAATTCCATGTGAGGTGACAAGAAAGTTCCTATTGATTTCAAGGTCACGTCCAAATCTTTCATAATCAATATAATACTGTAGATGAACGGGAACTTCTCCTAATGCACCTGTTTCCTCCACGAAATATCTCGCAACATCTGCCATATCCTCGCACTCTGAATAACAAATAATATCATCTTTATTTTCTAATAATCCCTTCGATGTTATCGAACCAATATCCATCAACTTCGGAAAGAGCGTTATACAAGGGAGTACCTTCAATCTCCTGTACCATTTCACATAACCGATTGATTTCAGAAATAGGTGTATATTCATGAATCTCAAACGGCAATTCATAGTCATGAACCGCTATTTCCTCATACTCACCATTTAATCCGATTCGTTCTCTTACTTCTTCCATATCAATGGGTGGTGTAAACCAAGCACCAACTGTCTCTCCTTCGTTATATTTACCGAGGTTGGCTATATAGACTTGCATTTCCATGCTTTTATCCCCCTTCAAGCTGAGAAAGGGAATTAGAAAGCAACTTAACTACGTCAAACGAGATCTAAAGCATGTGACAAACTTGGTAGATCAGGTTGGGCTTTCAGCTTTAAGTCGTCGTCAGTATCGTGATCTCTTAGTCATTCAAGCCGTTTACCGACAATAAAAGCAGATGTACACGTCAAAATCTCATCGAATTGATGACAGAATCGTGAGTATCTCACAACCGCATGTACGACCGATTGTTCGAGGTAAAACACACACAAACGTTGAATGTGGTGCGAAACTGTCACTGGTTATGAGGGATGGCTGGGCATTCCTAGATAACGTAAGGTGGGATGCCTACCGCGAAGAGACAGATTTGAAAAAAGCGATAGCGTTGTACAAAAATCGCTTTGGGTATTATCCGGAAGCTGTTTTAGCAGATCGGATTTATCTAACGCGTGAGAATCGGAAAGTATTGCAAGCGAGAAGGTAGTCGCCTTAGCGGCCAAAAGCTAGGAAGACCCTCGAAAAAAGAAAATAACGACCAAAAACGAGTCGCCTACCAGGAGGCACGTGAGCGACATGCCATTGAGGGCAAATTCGGAGAAACCAAACGCACCTATGGTTTAGGGCTTATTCGAGCACGTCTAAAAGAGACAAGTGAATCCGTTATCGCCCTGTAAGTGTTAAATCTTAACTTTTCGAAGGCCTAAGGTCTCGTCTTTTTTTCTTGTTTTTTACAACAATGGCATCGCTCACGTCAGATAAAAGAGACTATCAGATGACATCTCATTAAAAGGAATGTTGTTAAGCAGCACCTAATTAATGCAATGCTAGTGAAAAGCAATATTTTTTAAAAATCTTTATTAAGTACAAAAAAGTCCAACTGAAAATAAGTCAGTCGGGTATAACGGTTAATGTTGATATTAAATACTGTGTATTAATAAATAAGTCATAACACTTTAAATCTTTCTTTGTCATATCTAATAGTATCTAAATTCACAAAAACTAAATATGGGAGTTTTGAATTGTCTTATATTTATCACTTTTGTAGATTAGCTGTCCAAGTTCATTTCGGGGCTATAGAGATAATACTACGTTTAGGTAGTGTATATAATATCAACATAGTTGATATACTGTGAACAAAAATTACAGGAGATGTGTATATTGTCAAGTTTTCGAAGTTTATCGGAAACCGAAATGAAAGTAATGAAAGAAATATGGAAAATGGGGCGTCCTGTAAAATCTAACGAGTTATTAGAAATATTCTCCAAAGAAGAGGAGAGGGAATGGAAAGGACAAACGATAGCAACTTTTTTATCAAGACTGGTAGATAAGGGAGTATTGCTAATTGAAAGAGAAGGTCGACCAAATACGTATGTTCCCCGTCTTTCTTTTAAAGAATATAAAAAAATGGAAGCACAGAATCTATTGGAGACCATGTATCAAGGATCTATAAAGAGTTTTTTAGCAACTCTTTATGATGACAAAATATCCCCTGAAGAACTAGAGGAACTCCAAAAGTGGTTTTCAGATAAGTAGGTGTAATAATGAGCGAATGGTTAAATATATTAATTGTTCTGATAGGTGCATTCTTTACCTCGATTACTTTTGTTGGTGTGAATGATGTTAGTCTAAATAACGGACACTGAGAAAATCACGTATAATGGTGACTAACAATTTAACGGGAGTGTCCAAGATGAGAAAATCATATGACTAAATTACGTCAACACTGCTAGCAGTTCGCTGCAGCTGTTAGCGCCTCTTATCATTCTCTGGATAGGTGCCTATCAGGTATTTTCGGGTCAGATTTCACTGGGGGTACTGATCGCTTTTCATGCTATATCAGGTCAGTTTTTCAACTTGAGCGGATCAGTTGTGCATATGGTTCAGGCGTTTATTCTGACTACTTCCTATCTGAAGCGGGTGGAGGATGTACTCGAAGCGCCGGCAGAAAAGTGGAGCATGGAAGAAGACATGGATTCTGAGCCAATTAGGGGAAATATTCGTCTCGAGAACGTCTCATTCTCATACTCCAAGTATAGTGAGCGTGTCGTCGACAACCTTTCGATGACAATTACCGAAGGGCAGAAAGTGGCACTTGTAGGACAGTCAGGTTCAGGGAAAACGACAATAGCTAATTTGATTATTGGCATTTTTAAACCAGTAGCAGGGACCATTTATTATGATGACAGGGATCTTGAAGACATTGATCTTCAACAACTTCGCAGACGAATTGGTACTGTCCCACAAGATGTGACCCTTTTTAACCGGTCTATCTATGAGAATATCACGTTACATTATCCTGACGCGACTCCTGAAGAGGTAGTCGAGGCAGCCAAAGTAGCGCAGATTCATGATGAAATTATGGCAATGCCAATGCAGTACAATACGATGGTCTCAGAGATGGGGATGAACTTGTCCGGCGGTCAGCGCCAGCGAATTTCGCTCGCGAAAGCCCTTTTAAGTAAACCTTCAATTCTTGTTCTTGATGAAGCAACCAGTTCATTGGACCACGTTAATGAGAAAAAGATTGATGACTATTTATCATCGATCAATTGTACACGCATCGTGATTGCACACCGGCTTACAACCGTTATGAACAGTGATATGATCTGCGTGGTGAATAAAGGGAAAATCATGGAATACGGCACTCACAAAGACTTACTTCATACCGGTGGATTCTACAGTCATTTTTATCCCACTCTTAAGGGGCAGTATACCCCCCACCTCAAAACATAAGAAGATCGAAACGTTTAGGTGGGGGATAAACTGCCCCTAAAAGTCCGATAAGTTAAACTACCAATCAGTGGGGGATGAAGGAAAACTCCCACTGATTGAAGCTTAGCTTTATAAAAATCTTAGCTAATTTCTAGCAATGGATATTTATCTCTAGGTTTTCAACTCAAGAATAGCAAAATTAAAATTATTTAATTTGTAAAACAAACTTGACATTAAGTTAAGTTTGTTTTACATTTACCGTATAAAGTTAAATAATAAAAGGAGAGGATTCTAAATGTTGGAAACGTTTGTGCGTTGGGGGAATTATGTTGGAGGGGTAGTCATGATCATATGCCTTGTGGTCATGCTGATCATTAATAAGAGGATGGGTTCAGACGAACGAGCTAAAGCGATATCTGCCCGAACTTTCTCTGTGATGTTCTTTCTGTTGGGCGGAATGATTGTGGGAGCAGTTATGTTCGGTGTTGATGAGGTCCTAACGAGCTCAGGATATCAGAATCTGACGCTGGTAATGTTTGCTTTGACCTTTTTAATCGGAACTGTCTATTTGCTAGTCCTTCAATTTAGAAACTAATTGGGGGTGAGCAGAATGAGTGAATTAGCAGTGGAAAAGGTGAATCTGACGAAACAATACAGTGGTATTACAGTCGTTAAGGATTTTAACCTGAAAGTGCCTCAGGGAAAGATATACGGTTTTCTCGGGCCGAACGGCGCAGGAAAGACGACGACACTGAGGTTGATTACCGGACTATTAAAGCCGAATGGCGGAAAGGTGTTCGTGCATGGAAAGTCAATGCCTGAAAGTCGTTTGGCTGTGCTTGCCAAGACAGGTGCCTTAATCGAAAGGCCTGCTCATTATCAGCATCTGACGGCAAGAGAAAACCTTGATATCGCAAGACGTCTCTATCAGGTCTCAGACACGGGAGCTGTGGACAAAGCACTGAAAGTGGTCGGTCTCGAAGAAGTGGCCGGAAAAAAGGTAAAATTTTCTCACTTGGCATGACGCAGCGTCTCGGCATTGCATGTACATTACTTCATGAACCATAGTTGTTAATTTATGACGAACCGACAAACGGACTTGATCCAGTCTGAATTCACAAAATCAGAAGCTTGCTCAAGGATTGTTGCACAAAGAACGGAACGACAATTATTATTTCGAGCCATCTGCTCAGTGAAAGTGGACAGATGGCTGATGACATTGGCGTTATCAGTGATGGGCGCTTATGTTATCAAGGAACGGTTTCAGGGCTGATCGAAAAAACCAAATGTGTCATAGGGATTGTAACAGATGACCAGGGGGCAGCAGCTGACGTTATTAGAAGAGAAGGACTCGTAAGTCAGTGGGAGGGTGATAACGCACTGCTTGTGACGGGTACTCATTCCCAACTTCAGGCTGTGAAAAAATTGCTTAAGGATAAGGGTATTCAAATCCGTCATGAAACAGGGAAAGATTCTGTCGACTCATTGGAAGAAGCCTACTTAACACTGATGAACAGTGAGACATCTGTCTCATGATCACTTTGTTTAAAATCGAATTAAAGAAAGTGCCTGTCACTTATCTTCTCTGGGCGTATGTAACTGTTTGGGCCACCATTTCCTTCATAAGCTATGCCTCGCTGGCACATTTAAGCAGGCAATATTCTCTGGAAAGAAGCTGGAGTATCTTTCAAGAAACAGCTCAGATGGCCATGCCACCTCTCATGATTATTGTGACGACGGCCACTGTGATGATGTTAATGGCATACGAGTATGACAGTGGTATGTGGAGATATCTCACATTATTTCCAATCAGAAAAGGTGCCGTCTTGACTGCCAAATTATTAACCACGTTTGCAGTCCTCTCAGGAGCCGGAATTTCCATTTTCTTTGCGGTAGTTATGGCAAGTTTCGCAGCTGGAGTAACTAATACGAAGGGGGTTTTCTTCATAACAGCCGGCCCGGTGCTGCTTGCTTTCCCCTTAATGATCTTTCTGCTCTGGACTGTCGCGGCCAGCGGAAATATGCTAACTCCCACCCTAACAGGTATAGCTCTGTTTCTCTTTATTCATATTTTTGCGGGGTGGGGCGTCTGGCTTCCATGGGGGCCTCTGGCGACATTTGGCTCCATGCTGCAATCGTCGCAGCAGGACCTTATTTCAGCAGCACTCGCTCTGGTCTTAACGTCGGTTTTATATTTTGTTATTTCGGTTATGGATGTCACAAATCGCCTATAAGGAGAGGCTATGAGAAACTGGATTCGTATGCTGGCAATTGAACGTTGTAAATTACGGCGATCGAAAATGTGGATAGTTATCATCTTACTAACAATCTTACCGGTCATTTACGGGTATATCATTTATTCACATATCATGGTTAACCAGTACGGGTATGACACGGAAAATCACTGGTATATGTATACCGTTATGGTGTTCTTATTTTATGGTACGATCTGTCTGCCAGTAGCAGTGGCGCTCGTGGCTCGCACACTGTACAAATTTGAAAAAGAAGCAGGGAACTGGGAGAAAATGTTACTCTTTCCCATTACCGCCACCCACGTATTTTTAAGTAAATGGGCCTGGATTGCCACAATCGCCTTCTTGACTCAACTGTGGACGTTTTTACTTATTATCTCGGGAGGGTACATTGCAGGCATACAGGATCAGCTACCTGTACTTACTCTATTTATACCTACCTTCCTATTAGGGACGTTCGGGACGGTAGCAGCTGGAACCCTGCAGTTCTATCTGTACCTGAGATTCAACACATCTGTTGCACTTTCATTAAATATCGTGATGACTCTCCCGTTTTTTCTAATCTTCTCAAACGAATCCGCTTCATTACTGCCCTATTTGTATCCGTGGGCATTACCGGTTTTAGGAATGACGGTAGCGACTGCAGGAGGTATCCAGCTCCTCACATTTATAAGTGCCTGCCTGATTATGTCGCTTAGTTTAAGTTATTTAAGTATCAGACAAATAAAAGAAGGAGTGCCGGCCAATGGGTAATCAATCGTATCTTCTCGAAACAAATGGTATAACGAAAACGTATAAAGGAATTAATGTGGTCAACGGGCTCTCTCTCCAGCTTGAAGAAGGAGAAATTTACGGGTTCCTCGGCCCTAACGGAGCAGGGAAAACGACCACGATCAGAATGCTGTTAGGCCTCATTAAACCTACGGAAGGGAATGTGATCGTATTTGGAAAGGAGTTGACGAAAGAAAGGATTGCTATTCTCAATCAAGTAGGCTCACTAGTTGAATCCCCCTCTTACTATCCACACCTGACAGGTAAAGACAATTTGGAAACGCTCCGTAAAATTCTTCAGGTGCCAAAGTCGCGAATAATGGAAGTACTTGAGATGGTCAGGCTGACAAAGATGGCAGATCGGAAAGTGAAAGAGTATTCATTAGGCATGAAACAGCGGCTGGGACTGGCAGCTTCATTACTCGGAAGGCCGAAACTACTCATACTGGACGAACCGACAAACGGGCTTGATCCGGCGGGCATGATCGAGATACGGGAACTGATCAGACAACTACCTGAAAAATATGGGATGACCGTCCTGTTATCAAGTCACTTGCTGTCAGAAATAGATCAGGTGGCCACTAAAGTAGGTATTATTGCAAAAGGGGAAATCATCTTCCAGGACCAGATTAGTGTCCTCCGTGAAAAAGCGATCCGGAAACTGTACATTCAAATGGATGACTGGGAGACGGGCCAAAAAGTCCTTTCCAGTCATGGCATCGAAACAGTTCGTCAAGATACTTGGCTGACGATGGCGAATCAGCCGGACGGCAAGATTGCTGAAATCGTAAAAGAGTTAGTATATTCCGGCCTTAATATCTACAGGGTTACGGAGGAGATGGTTTCGCTTGAAGATATTTTCCTCAACCTTACGAGAGGTGAGGAAACACTATGATGAGAGCTCTTATCCAGTCAGATCTCATGAAAGTGAAAAAGATGGTTTGGGTGATGATGATCGCCTTCCCCGCAGGGCTCGTCGGATTACAAGCAGTGAATTATTCGCTGCGACTTGACCATCTGCTAGGATTGCATGATGACTACTGGTACTTTTTGCTAGAAAACGTCCATGTTTTTTGGCCGACGGTTCTCGTGTTATCACTCACGCTGATCATTTCACTGTTCGCGAGTGTCGAACATGAGACAGGTACGTGGACGACCTTGTTTTCGTTACCGGTTAACAACAGGAAAGTCTATCTTTCCAAATTGGTGATTATATTAACGGTGCTCGTCGTATCATCAGTCTTATTTGCCGTCTTTTCACTAATTCTCGGCCTCGCATTGGGATTCGGTAGCGACCTGCCTCTCATGGATGCCTCACAGATGATCCTAAGTACATTTATCACTTTACTGCCGTTTGTATGTTTACAGTTTTGGCTGTCGATGAGCTATACTAACCAAGGCGTTGCTTTAACGACAGGAATTGCGAACGCCGTGTTCATTATGTATGCTGTTGACTTGCCAACATGGATGCCGTGGCGCTGGCCGCTTCTGTTGGACGGTATTTCAACAAGTACGTCGGAGATTTTCTACGGGCTTGGAACAGGTGCAGTCTTAATGATGATCACTCTTATTCATCTGACAAGAAAGGATGTGTCTGCATGACGTTTTCAAACGTGTTAAAATCTGAATGGTTAAAGCTAAAACATTCCAAAGTTGTTTTCATCGTCCTCGCTAGCCCTGTGCTGGCAACGATTATTGGCTTGTTTACTACGATGCACGTACCCGAACAGCAGTGGCTCGGCACAATCACGACAATGATTCTTGCACACAGTGCTATTTTCCTACCACTTCTCATGGGTATCTTTTCGGCGCTTATTTGCCGCCATGAGCATTCAGGGGGCGGTTGGAAGCAAGTGTTGACGCTTCCTGTTTCAAGGCTGCAGATCTATTTTGCTAAATTTATCGTCATCCTGTTTCTTCTGACGTTAACTCAAATTGCATTTATGATCGCTACTTGGGTTGCAGGGACATTAAGAGGCTTCTCGGACCCGTTTCCATTTGTGAATGTGTTCGTGAGTGTCGGAGTAGGATGGCTTGCCTGTCTGCCACTGATTGCGTTACAGCTGTGGCTGGCCACTATGTTTAAGTCCTTCGCAGGACCGAGTGTAGTCAATGTGATGCTGACGTTTCCAACCGTTGTCATTGCTAATTCACCTCTGTTTGGTCCAATGTATCCGTGGGCTCATCCACTTTTAGGGATGACTCAGGCCTTTTCCTATTCATTGGGAGGAGATGCGGGATTTTTGGACTCGGCAGTGACGTTTTATGTAGTAATGATTTCTAGCTTTGCTGTATTTACGGTAGTTGGAAGCGCACATTTCCACAGGCGGGAATGGGTTTAAATTCATCATGAATGGAGGGAATCTGTATGGGAAAAAACACCTCAGGTAAATTGGACAATCACATTCAAATGTGGCGGTCAAAAAATAAAATGACACAAGCAGATTTAGGGAAAAAAATCGGTGTCAGCCGACAGACGATTATCTCAATAGAAAAAAATAAATATACACCTTCTTTAGCTTTAGCATTTGAATTAGCACTCGCTTTCGGGTGTTCAATTGAAGACCTTTTTGATTACGAAACTGAGAAAGATTAATCATACAAAATGAACATGGTTTGGCAGAATGCTACACTTTCCAGCACAAAAGGCAGACGAGAGAGCCTCAACCTTTCCCTTCAAAGTATCTCAAAAATGTCATAGTCTTCTTTAATAGGAATGTAATAACGTTTCGTTTTGCGGCTCGTATCGCTGTATCACTTTTTTTGCAAGAAATTAAAAATAACAAGAGCCTGCTGGTAGCAGAGTTGTATCTCCTGGTAAGAAGCACCCAGCTTCTCCAAGCACTGCCGTTTGTAATACAGGAGCTGCCCCAGCAGCGATTCACTCTCATGTTTTCTGCGTACTACCGCGGCATCAGTAATCTCCCTTTTTGCCTAAGTTGCTAACGAAATGTCAGAAAAAACATCCTAATAGAGAGTTCAAATTTTCGAATCCAGTAAATTACTCATAGCCACTATTTTTTGAAATGAAATCTATGATCTGGACGATAAGCTATCACCATATTGTCTTTTATCAGTGGAACCAAATCAACATCCCGGACTGATTCGTCCTTTACGACAAACCCAATGTCGATAGACTTTTAACGAAGCTGGTGGCATCGACTAGTTTAGTTTAATAGTATCAACATGGCTTAAGTGGATAGAACTGATGTTTTTACGTTTTTTAGCCTTGTATTTGCAGGAATATATCGAATGTTTTTGATGTTGTGGGAACATGTTAAC
The Salipaludibacillus sp. LMS25 DNA segment above includes these coding regions:
- a CDS encoding ABC transporter permease, with product MTFSNVLKSEWLKLKHSKVVFIVLASPVLATIIGLFTTMHVPEQQWLGTITTMILAHSAIFLPLLMGIFSALICRHEHSGGGWKQVLTLPVSRLQIYFAKFIVILFLLTLTQIAFMIATWVAGTLRGFSDPFPFVNVFVSVGVGWLACLPLIALQLWLATMFKSFAGPSVVNVMLTFPTVVIANSPLFGPMYPWAHPLLGMTQAFSYSLGGDAGFLDSAVTFYVVMISSFAVFTVVGSAHFHRREWV
- a CDS encoding helix-turn-helix transcriptional regulator; translated protein: MGKNTSGKLDNHIQMWRSKNKMTQADLGKKIGVSRQTIISIEKNKYTPSLALAFELALAFGCSIEDLFDYETEKD